The Brachyspira aalborgi genome has a segment encoding these proteins:
- a CDS encoding tetratricopeptide repeat protein, which translates to MKNNISSNAYKLIKRKKYKKAKNYLLNNTSKLNHNAEALSMLAFANIFLKDFSAAEEVSRKALREDSFCINATLAKGYISLYNGHRENALREYFRILDLSPDNKIASDNIERIRFLTNNAKGNEIKPRPYLLGKKEFSILKFLIIIPIVFILSLGSYLIIDRVYPMIKYVLLDREQKELREKLENVYLFEGLEEGKIPESAKSPTYSPREVAEMFDKAKKNMRSASVNEAVMIINGALESDINDYLKERFRVLKNFVIAPDYNIFKESPDYLTVVKNYNLYEGGFIKWKADVSGISKTNIDGVPKNKARLLIYDNNVKEIVGVADLIYSQNISLETKSHIEVYAKILGYDNLSRAVLLDTQIIKHLPNKK; encoded by the coding sequence ATGAAGAATAATATATCTTCCAACGCTTATAAATTAATTAAAAGAAAAAAATACAAAAAAGCGAAGAATTATCTTTTAAATAATACTAGCAAATTAAATCATAATGCAGAAGCTTTATCGATGCTTGCTTTTGCAAATATTTTTTTAAAAGATTTTTCGGCGGCGGAAGAAGTATCGAGAAAGGCTTTGAGAGAAGATAGTTTTTGCATTAACGCCACTTTAGCAAAAGGATATATTAGTTTATACAACGGACATAGAGAAAACGCTTTAAGAGAATATTTTAGAATATTAGATTTATCGCCCGACAATAAAATCGCTTCCGACAATATAGAGAGAATAAGATTTTTAACTAACAACGCCAAAGGAAACGAAATTAAACCTCGTCCTTATTTATTAGGAAAAAAAGAATTTTCGATTTTAAAATTTTTAATTATAATTCCAATAGTTTTTATTTTATCTTTAGGTTCTTATTTGATTATAGATAGAGTTTATCCTATGATTAAATATGTTTTACTTGATAGAGAACAAAAAGAATTGAGAGAAAAACTTGAAAATGTTTATTTGTTTGAAGGATTGGAAGAAGGAAAAATTCCCGAAAGCGCAAAAAGTCCGACATATTCGCCAAGAGAAGTTGCCGAAATGTTTGATAAGGCAAAGAAAAATATGAGAAGCGCATCTGTAAACGAAGCGGTTATGATAATAAACGGAGCTTTAGAAAGCGATATAAACGATTATTTAAAAGAAAGATTTAGAGTTTTAAAAAATTTTGTTATAGCTCCCGATTATAATATTTTTAAAGAAAGCCCTGATTATTTAACCGTAGTTAAAAATTATAATTTATACGAAGGCGGATTTATAAAATGGAAAGCGGATGTAAGCGGAATTTCAAAAACCAATATAGACGGCGTTCCAAAAAATAAGGCGAGACTTTTAATTTACGATAACAATGTAAAAGAAATAGTTGGAGTTGCCGATTTAATATACAGCCAAAATATTTCGCTTGAAACTAAAAGCCATATAGAAGTTTACGCTAAAATTTTAGGCTATGATAATTTGAGCAGAGCGGTTTTATTGGACACGCAGATAATTAAGCATTTGCCTAATAAAAAATAA